The following proteins are co-located in the Sphingobacteriaceae bacterium genome:
- a CDS encoding tyrosine-type recombinase/integrase, protein MFDIERENFSKYLKLRRRASDHTVNGYAIDLKQFSDFIHTQDSGIAVSEINHHHIRHFMSGLIELGNTPETVNRKLSTLKSFFKFLLKNESVKINPASLISGPKKSQKIPVFIDEKQTQTLFNELAFNNDFEGVRDKLLMDTLYQTGIRRAELINLKIEDIDLYNLQLKVLGKRNKLRIIPFSLAFKRNLEEYLHVKESEGFGNPHLFVTKKNKALSTNQITGIVKKVLSHVSTIDKKSPHVLRHTFATHLLNNGADINAVKELLGHANLSATQIYTHNTIDKLKKTHKQAHPRSGE, encoded by the coding sequence ATGTTTGATATAGAGCGAGAGAATTTTTCAAAATATTTAAAGTTAAGGCGCAGAGCAAGCGATCATACGGTAAACGGCTATGCTATCGATTTAAAACAGTTTTCTGACTTCATCCATACACAGGATTCAGGTATTGCGGTTTCAGAAATCAATCATCATCATATCCGGCATTTTATGTCAGGTTTAATAGAATTAGGAAATACCCCCGAAACCGTAAACCGAAAATTAAGCACCTTAAAATCCTTTTTCAAATTTTTATTGAAAAACGAAAGCGTTAAAATAAATCCGGCTTCATTAATAAGCGGACCAAAAAAATCTCAAAAAATTCCCGTTTTCATTGATGAAAAACAAACCCAAACTTTGTTTAACGAATTAGCGTTTAATAACGATTTTGAAGGAGTGAGAGATAAATTGTTAATGGATACCCTATATCAAACCGGCATAAGAAGAGCCGAACTCATCAATTTAAAAATTGAAGATATAGATCTGTATAATTTGCAATTGAAGGTATTGGGAAAGCGAAATAAATTAAGGATAATACCCTTTAGCCTGGCCTTTAAACGAAACCTGGAAGAATACCTGCACGTAAAAGAAAGTGAAGGCTTTGGCAACCCGCATTTATTTGTTACCAAAAAAAATAAAGCGCTTAGCACAAATCAAATAACAGGTATAGTGAAAAAAGTATTATCGCATGTAAGTACAATTGATAAAAAAAGTCCGCATGTTTTACGTCACACATTCGCCACCCATTTATTGAATAACGGAGCTGATATTAATGCAGTGAAAGAATTATTGGGACACGCTAATCTTTCAGCCACTCAAATTTATACGCACAACACCATTGATAAACTAAAGAAAACACAT
- a CDS encoding 30S ribosomal protein S21: MLIVQIKEGDSIEKALKKYKKKFEKTGVVKQLRERQKFTKPSVRLRETKIKAVYKQKLQIGAIEK; encoded by the coding sequence ATGCTAATTGTTCAGATTAAAGAAGGTGATTCAATAGAGAAAGCCTTAAAGAAGTACAAAAAGAAGTTTGAAAAAACCGGAGTTGTTAAGCAATTACGTGAACGCCAAAAATTTACTAAACCATCGGTACGTTTGCGTGAAACGAAAATTAAAGCCGTTTACAAGCAAAAGTTACAGATAGGTGCTATTGAAAAATAG